A single window of Archangium gephyra DNA harbors:
- a CDS encoding cytochrome c3 family protein, with amino-acid sequence MERRSRTALGLVALSLLVAGLAWAATARERSLAVYPAQHIPLKFDHAQHLAGGAECVTCHEGVTASDSAKERNLPGHAECETCHDLEAARKGEKTDPPSGCNTCHPGFDPTVRVAPAKVDVPPANLRFSHKVHVAKKVECTACHGSMTDVKLATRQQLPKMASCFECHDGNVATKQCNSCHPAEPSGRLQLTFPSGVLRPMQGNPLGLDHGPRYEFTHGNRASVDRQTCMSCHAESYCQSCHDALQKPLSVHPNDYLTLHPVQARMDSARCSSCHRTQSFCAACHERTGVGMDADRSLRPRNVKVHPDYTAWVETPGPQHHGVVASRDMQQCVSCHREESCMSCHSERSVRRQVNPHPDGFAAACKRVAAANDRACLKCHTEESLVGKGCR; translated from the coding sequence ATGGAGCGCCGCTCCCGAACAGCCCTGGGCCTCGTTGCCCTGTCCCTCCTGGTGGCGGGCCTCGCCTGGGCGGCGACCGCGCGCGAGCGCAGCCTCGCCGTCTACCCGGCCCAGCACATCCCCCTGAAGTTCGACCATGCGCAGCACCTGGCGGGGGGCGCCGAGTGCGTCACCTGCCACGAGGGCGTGACGGCCAGTGACTCGGCGAAGGAGCGCAACCTGCCGGGCCACGCCGAGTGCGAGACCTGCCATGACCTCGAGGCGGCGCGGAAGGGGGAGAAGACGGACCCGCCGTCGGGCTGCAACACGTGCCACCCGGGGTTCGATCCCACGGTGCGCGTGGCGCCCGCGAAGGTGGACGTGCCGCCAGCGAACCTGCGCTTCAGCCACAAGGTACATGTGGCGAAGAAGGTGGAGTGCACGGCGTGCCACGGGAGCATGACGGACGTGAAGCTCGCCACCCGGCAGCAGCTGCCGAAGATGGCCTCCTGCTTCGAGTGCCATGACGGCAACGTGGCCACGAAGCAGTGCAACAGCTGTCACCCGGCGGAGCCCTCGGGGCGGTTGCAGCTCACGTTCCCCTCGGGCGTGCTGCGGCCGATGCAGGGCAACCCGCTGGGCCTGGACCACGGGCCGCGCTACGAGTTCACCCATGGCAACCGCGCGTCGGTGGACCGGCAGACGTGCATGTCCTGCCACGCCGAGTCCTATTGCCAGTCCTGCCACGACGCGCTGCAGAAGCCGCTGTCGGTGCACCCCAACGATTACCTCACGCTGCACCCGGTGCAGGCGCGGATGGACAGCGCGCGCTGCTCGAGCTGCCACCGGACGCAGTCCTTCTGTGCCGCGTGCCACGAGCGCACGGGGGTGGGCATGGACGCGGACCGCTCGCTGCGCCCGCGCAACGTGAAGGTGCACCCGGACTACACCGCGTGGGTGGAGACTCCCGGGCCCCAGCACCATGGCGTGGTGGCCTCGCGAGACATGCAGCAGTGCGTGTCCTGCCACCGCGAGGAGTCGTGCATGAGCTGCCACTCGGAGCGCTCGGTGCGCAGACAGGTGAATCCGCATCCGGATGGCTTCGCCGCGGCGTGCAAGCGGGTGGCGGCGGCCAATGACAGGGCGTGCCTCAAGTGTCACACCGAGGAGAGCCTCGTGGGGAAGGGGTGCCGCTGA
- a CDS encoding Ig-like domain-containing protein, producing the protein MRRFLWVGLLGCTACLDPGDPFLAARDTDPPDVVSTEPSAGGTLPANGTLEILFSESMDVRTLRPGIAVFEGRVELPLKLTVPPGSDVGEDLERGDVPYTVTVGTETGAFTPGTAYTLVLRTSLTDQEGNPLGQEVRVPFRTSP; encoded by the coding sequence ATGCGCCGGTTTCTGTGGGTGGGCCTGCTGGGGTGTACCGCGTGCCTGGATCCGGGAGATCCGTTCCTCGCCGCGCGCGACACGGATCCGCCCGACGTGGTGTCCACCGAGCCGAGCGCCGGAGGCACGCTGCCCGCGAACGGCACGCTGGAGATCCTCTTCTCCGAGTCGATGGACGTCCGCACGCTGCGCCCGGGAATCGCCGTCTTCGAGGGCCGGGTGGAGCTTCCGCTGAAGCTGACGGTTCCGCCCGGCTCGGACGTGGGCGAGGACCTCGAGCGGGGAGATGTGCCGTACACCGTCACCGTGGGCACGGAGACGGGGGCCTTCACGCCGGGCACCGCGTACACGCTGGTGCTGCGCACGTCGTTGACGGACCAGGAAGGGAACCCGCTCGGGCAGGAGGTGCGGGTGCCCTTCCGGACGTCGCCGTGA
- a CDS encoding 1-acyl-sn-glycerol-3-phosphate acyltransferase — MDTALTPAVNHSEALKEEFGPISRILGERYFDGVRFPSEAEDELRALHAKGFVVHVMRTTAWINFLYLAWAMVRRALPPVRAVVNLRPWFTRPFRKTAQRGDFDVRFTYARRQAGSGLIFLKKTALLSAAGKDIEENPFPSLVAMARKSDKTIFLVPELFVWEKRTSRIKPSVLDHVFGSPDAPGFVHSMVAFFRNYRRAQFRVGEPIDLKRFIEENPQDSDELIARKVRSALNHHLARETRAVFGPPVKPQERIIEETLRDRTLRKSLDAVAAESNRKPESVLRQARRNLQAIAGKPSPTTLSFVAPMLGWVFNRIYDGIEVDEAGLNRALKAASKAPLVLCPSHKSHVDYLVMSWILWNRGYAVPLVAAGANLSFFPLGPLLRRCGAFFLRRSFKDDKVYAATFKGYVKKLVHDGVHQEFFPEGGRSRTGKLLQPKLGMFTWQLEAVLEGARNDLIFVPVSIDYEKVVESGSYSKELAGGEKKPEDIKALLSTPKVLAARYGRIHLTFDEPLSLVELMKSRGLDPAQPITDDQKKGLVRALGNRVMYGISKVSTVTPHALVSASLLAHRRRGMTSRELTDRITILRRIAAEDQAPLSTMLKDSPSNPEAMGAIQDAMRTFCSDGMVRTLKAHGEVIYQAEDNRRGEMSFYKNTLMNLVAARSLVANALLVGTPAPFDEVKARALWLSRLFKVEFIYRVGASFDTIFAEVVERLVRMGLVLHQGDTLSVAPEPHARPELEFLADLLRDYLETYLIAAQTLHEVAAGTAQDRKSFVKQALDLGRAEYHSGRITAAESLAKVTLENAVAYMLEQRYLVEEDKKLKLGPAAPDVAASKQFAEEIRRYLRHQG, encoded by the coding sequence GTGGACACCGCATTGACACCCGCTGTGAATCACAGTGAGGCGTTGAAGGAAGAGTTTGGTCCCATCTCCCGGATACTGGGGGAGCGCTACTTCGACGGGGTGCGCTTCCCCTCCGAGGCCGAGGACGAGCTGCGCGCGCTCCACGCCAAGGGGTTCGTGGTGCACGTCATGCGCACCACGGCGTGGATCAACTTCCTCTACCTGGCCTGGGCCATGGTGCGCCGGGCCCTGCCCCCCGTGCGGGCGGTGGTGAACCTGCGTCCCTGGTTCACCCGCCCGTTCCGCAAGACGGCCCAGCGCGGCGACTTCGACGTGCGCTTCACCTACGCCCGTCGTCAGGCCGGCAGCGGCCTCATCTTCCTCAAGAAGACGGCCCTGCTGAGCGCCGCGGGCAAGGACATCGAGGAGAACCCCTTCCCCTCCCTGGTCGCCATGGCGCGCAAGAGCGACAAGACCATCTTCCTGGTCCCCGAGCTCTTCGTCTGGGAGAAGCGCACCTCGCGCATCAAGCCGAGCGTCCTGGACCACGTCTTCGGCAGCCCGGACGCGCCCGGCTTCGTGCACTCGATGGTGGCGTTCTTCCGCAACTACCGCCGCGCGCAGTTCCGCGTGGGCGAGCCCATCGATCTCAAGCGCTTCATCGAGGAGAACCCGCAGGACTCGGACGAGCTCATCGCCCGCAAGGTGCGCAGCGCGCTCAACCACCACCTGGCCCGGGAGACGCGCGCCGTCTTCGGTCCGCCAGTGAAGCCGCAAGAGCGCATCATCGAGGAGACGCTGCGCGACCGCACGCTGCGCAAGTCGCTCGACGCGGTGGCCGCCGAGAGCAACCGCAAGCCCGAGAGCGTGCTGCGCCAGGCCCGGCGCAACCTCCAGGCCATCGCCGGCAAGCCCAGCCCCACCACCCTGTCCTTCGTCGCGCCCATGCTCGGCTGGGTGTTCAACCGCATCTACGACGGCATCGAGGTGGATGAGGCCGGCCTCAACCGCGCCCTCAAGGCCGCCAGCAAGGCGCCCCTGGTCCTGTGCCCCTCGCACAAGAGCCATGTGGACTACCTGGTGATGAGCTGGATCCTCTGGAACCGCGGCTACGCCGTGCCCCTCGTCGCCGCGGGCGCCAACCTGTCCTTCTTCCCGCTCGGGCCCCTGCTGCGCCGCTGCGGCGCCTTCTTCCTGCGCCGCTCCTTCAAGGACGACAAGGTCTACGCCGCCACCTTCAAGGGCTACGTGAAGAAGCTCGTCCACGACGGCGTGCACCAGGAGTTCTTCCCCGAGGGCGGCCGCTCGCGCACCGGCAAGCTGCTGCAGCCCAAGCTGGGCATGTTCACCTGGCAGCTCGAGGCCGTGCTCGAGGGCGCTCGCAATGATCTCATCTTCGTGCCCGTGTCCATCGACTACGAGAAGGTCGTGGAGTCGGGCAGCTACTCGAAGGAGCTGGCCGGCGGCGAGAAGAAGCCCGAGGACATCAAGGCCCTGCTGAGCACGCCCAAGGTGCTCGCGGCGCGCTACGGCCGCATCCACCTCACCTTCGACGAGCCCCTGTCCCTCGTGGAGCTGATGAAGAGCCGCGGGCTCGACCCGGCCCAGCCCATCACGGACGACCAGAAGAAGGGCCTCGTGCGCGCCCTGGGCAACCGGGTGATGTACGGCATCAGCAAGGTGTCCACCGTGACGCCGCATGCGCTGGTGAGCGCGTCGCTGCTCGCCCACCGCCGCCGCGGCATGACGAGCCGCGAGCTCACCGATCGCATCACCATCCTGCGCCGCATCGCCGCGGAGGATCAGGCGCCGCTCTCCACGATGCTGAAGGACTCGCCGAGCAACCCGGAGGCGATGGGCGCCATCCAGGACGCCATGCGCACCTTCTGCTCGGACGGCATGGTGCGCACGCTCAAGGCGCACGGCGAGGTCATCTACCAGGCCGAGGACAACCGCCGCGGCGAGATGTCCTTCTACAAGAACACGCTGATGAACCTGGTGGCCGCGCGCAGCCTCGTGGCCAACGCGCTGCTGGTGGGGACTCCGGCGCCGTTCGACGAGGTGAAGGCCCGGGCACTGTGGCTGTCCCGGCTCTTCAAGGTGGAGTTCATCTACCGGGTGGGCGCCAGCTTCGACACCATCTTCGCGGAGGTGGTCGAGCGGCTGGTGCGCATGGGCCTCGTGCTGCACCAGGGGGACACGCTGAGCGTGGCGCCGGAGCCGCATGCCCGGCCGGAGCTGGAGTTCCTCGCGGACCTGCTGCGCGACTACCTGGAGACCTACCTGATCGCCGCGCAGACCCTGCACGAGGTGGCCGCGGGCACGGCGCAGGATCGCAAGTCCTTCGTGAAGCAGGCGCTGGACCTGGGCCGGGCCGAGTACCACTCGGGACGCATCACCGCGGCCGAGTCACTGGCCAAGGTGACGCTGGAGAACGCCGTGGCCTACATGCTGGAGCAGCGCTACCTGGTGGAAGAGGACAAGAAGCTGAAGCTGGGGCCGGCGGCGCCCGACGTGGCGGCGAGCAAGCAGTTCGCCGAGGAGATCCGCCGCTACCTGCGCCACCAGGGCTGA
- the argS gene encoding arginine--tRNA ligase: MNPSVYSRYRTAFVEALAQALGVPASELESQVKPADPAHGDFSFPTFPLAKAQKKAPPAIAASLAQGIKVPGLDVVAAGPYVNAKFALMPFTSEVLDAVRSQGARYGGGDVGAGKTVVIDYSSPNIAKPIAFHHIRSTMIGHSLANLHRALGYKVEGINYLGDWGKQFGLVAVGFQEYGDPARRNDMAHLVEVYVKANKRAEAEPAFDERARDFFRRMEANDPEALALWKEFRDTSLRDFQRIYARLGVKFEHMEGESFYQGKMEPVIEEIARRPGIKQSEGATIVDLPYEENEPPVLLKKNDGSTLYATRDLAAAIDRHERFHFDKALYVVAADQALHFRQLFRVLKAMGREWSDRMVHIHFGRVHGMSTRKGNVVLLTDVLDEAKARVLEKVQENIQAGKMQTGDAEGLAEQIGMGAIFFGDLKNRRTTDYTFDWEDVLSIEGHTGPYLQYAHARTCNVLRKGGGVPASYDPSLLSLPEEQAVLRAIARLPVVVQEAAEQCEPSFIARWLLDLAAEFSRYYTLGNQDRSKRVLVEDNEPVKAARLALTDATRAALASGLTLLGIATPENM; encoded by the coding sequence ATGAATCCTTCCGTCTACTCCCGCTACCGGACTGCTTTCGTCGAGGCGCTCGCCCAGGCCCTGGGCGTCCCCGCCTCCGAGCTCGAGTCCCAGGTGAAGCCGGCCGACCCGGCTCACGGTGACTTCTCCTTCCCCACCTTCCCCCTGGCCAAGGCCCAGAAGAAGGCCCCTCCCGCCATCGCGGCCTCGCTCGCCCAGGGCATCAAGGTCCCGGGCCTCGACGTGGTGGCCGCCGGCCCCTACGTCAACGCGAAGTTCGCGCTGATGCCCTTCACCTCCGAGGTCCTCGACGCGGTGCGCTCGCAAGGCGCGCGCTATGGCGGCGGGGACGTGGGCGCCGGCAAGACGGTGGTCATCGACTACTCGTCGCCCAACATCGCCAAGCCCATCGCCTTCCACCACATCCGCTCGACGATGATCGGCCACAGCCTGGCCAACCTGCACCGGGCGCTCGGCTACAAGGTCGAGGGCATCAACTACCTGGGTGACTGGGGCAAGCAGTTCGGCCTGGTGGCCGTGGGCTTCCAGGAGTACGGCGACCCGGCCCGGCGCAACGACATGGCCCACCTCGTGGAGGTGTACGTCAAGGCCAACAAGCGCGCGGAGGCGGAGCCCGCTTTCGACGAGCGCGCCCGTGACTTCTTCCGGCGCATGGAGGCCAATGACCCCGAGGCGCTCGCGCTCTGGAAGGAGTTCCGCGATACGTCCCTGCGCGACTTCCAGCGCATCTACGCCCGGCTCGGCGTGAAGTTCGAGCACATGGAGGGCGAGAGCTTCTACCAGGGCAAGATGGAGCCGGTGATCGAGGAGATCGCCCGCAGGCCCGGCATCAAGCAGTCCGAGGGCGCCACCATCGTGGACCTGCCCTACGAGGAGAACGAGCCGCCGGTACTGCTCAAGAAGAACGACGGCAGCACCCTGTACGCCACGCGCGACCTGGCGGCGGCCATCGACCGGCACGAGCGCTTCCACTTCGACAAGGCGCTGTACGTGGTGGCCGCGGACCAGGCGCTGCACTTCCGGCAGCTCTTCCGGGTGCTCAAGGCCATGGGCCGCGAGTGGTCGGACCGCATGGTCCACATCCATTTCGGCCGCGTGCACGGCATGAGCACGCGCAAGGGCAATGTGGTGCTCCTCACCGACGTGCTCGATGAGGCCAAGGCCCGCGTTCTGGAGAAGGTGCAGGAGAACATCCAGGCGGGGAAGATGCAGACGGGTGACGCCGAGGGACTGGCCGAGCAGATCGGCATGGGCGCCATCTTCTTCGGCGATCTGAAGAACCGCCGGACCACGGACTACACCTTCGACTGGGAGGACGTCCTCTCCATCGAGGGCCACACGGGCCCCTACCTGCAGTACGCCCACGCGCGGACCTGCAACGTGCTGCGCAAGGGCGGCGGGGTTCCGGCCTCGTATGATCCGTCGCTGCTCTCCCTGCCGGAGGAGCAGGCCGTGCTGCGCGCCATCGCCCGGCTGCCCGTGGTGGTGCAGGAGGCCGCGGAGCAGTGCGAGCCGAGCTTCATCGCACGGTGGCTGCTGGACCTCGCCGCCGAGTTCAGCCGCTACTACACGCTGGGCAACCAGGATCGCAGCAAGCGCGTGCTCGTGGAGGACAACGAGCCCGTGAAGGCCGCGCGGCTCGCGCTGACGGACGCGACGCGGGCGGCCCTGGCCTCCGGCCTGACGCTGCTGGGTATCGCTACTCCCGAGAACATGTAA
- a CDS encoding ATP-binding protein produces MPKKKVPHLAEIVTLRPEVKKPRRTVKPQPPVDGEAAERALVEMSQHISSSAGPTEALRSQLQIIHGLMQAKACYVARFEPSRNQLHVEHVRGRYDDRITAATPEQGLVGRAFAEKAILRDEETLAVPLDSPHGVSGVLAILAPRRAVSDSMLLALAGQLSAAYEVARLRDDSARRNKDLQTAIAGLKALEQSRDELLGNVSHDLKNPLTTLKAYLAMMGREKLGPVSDAQRRAVQVCDRSADRMLRMVNDLLLMSRLQAGKMQLNQRPFGLKSVAEEVLRTLTPMAEQAKVQLTLPPCGEVFVRGDRERIAEAIQNLVESGIHRCEADDTVELRVSVEDGLALLTVKDSGPGIGNEDLEHVFDPFYRPETTRGQGRSLGLPLVAKILALHGGRVEASSTLGEGTTFQMVLPMFAGAVSTPESAQAGPRAGGILLVEDDADCREVLQQVLEQEGYRVMSTSGAAEARSILSHIRPAMVLLDLRLSEEDGRSVLRFIRGTESLADIAVYIISGASEVSTLGAGQGLDRIDGFFEKPLQLPRLLDTVAAVVRPSRRNPAVT; encoded by the coding sequence GTGCCGAAGAAGAAGGTTCCGCATCTGGCAGAGATCGTCACCCTCCGTCCCGAGGTGAAGAAGCCCCGGCGGACGGTCAAGCCCCAGCCTCCCGTGGACGGCGAGGCCGCCGAGCGCGCCCTCGTGGAGATGTCCCAGCACATCTCCTCCAGCGCCGGCCCCACCGAGGCCCTGCGCTCGCAACTGCAGATCATCCACGGCCTCATGCAGGCCAAGGCCTGCTACGTGGCGCGCTTCGAGCCCTCGCGCAACCAGCTCCACGTGGAGCACGTGCGCGGCCGCTACGACGATCGCATCACCGCCGCCACCCCCGAGCAGGGCCTGGTGGGCCGCGCCTTCGCCGAGAAGGCCATCCTGCGCGACGAGGAGACCCTCGCCGTGCCGCTCGACAGCCCCCATGGCGTCAGCGGTGTGCTCGCCATCCTCGCGCCCCGCCGCGCCGTCTCCGACTCCATGCTGCTGGCGCTCGCCGGCCAGCTCTCCGCCGCCTACGAGGTGGCCCGCCTGCGCGACGACAGCGCCCGGCGCAACAAGGACCTCCAGACGGCCATCGCCGGCCTCAAGGCCCTCGAGCAGAGCCGCGACGAGCTGCTCGGCAACGTCTCGCACGACCTGAAGAACCCCCTCACCACCCTCAAGGCCTACCTGGCCATGATGGGGCGCGAGAAGCTCGGACCCGTCTCCGACGCCCAGCGCCGCGCGGTCCAGGTGTGCGATCGCAGCGCCGACCGCATGCTGCGCATGGTGAATGATCTGCTGCTCATGTCCCGCCTCCAGGCCGGGAAGATGCAGCTCAACCAGCGCCCCTTCGGCCTCAAGTCCGTGGCCGAGGAGGTCCTCCGCACCCTCACCCCCATGGCCGAGCAGGCCAAGGTGCAGCTCACCCTGCCCCCCTGCGGCGAGGTCTTCGTCCGCGGCGACCGCGAGCGCATCGCCGAGGCCATCCAGAACCTCGTGGAGAGCGGCATCCACCGCTGCGAGGCCGATGACACCGTGGAGCTGCGCGTCTCCGTCGAGGACGGGCTCGCCCTGCTCACCGTGAAGGACTCCGGCCCCGGCATCGGCAACGAGGACCTGGAGCACGTCTTCGATCCCTTCTACCGCCCGGAGACCACCCGCGGTCAGGGCCGCAGCCTCGGCCTGCCCCTGGTGGCGAAGATTCTGGCGCTGCACGGCGGCCGCGTGGAGGCCTCCAGCACGCTGGGTGAAGGCACCACCTTCCAGATGGTGCTGCCCATGTTCGCCGGCGCCGTCAGCACCCCCGAGAGCGCCCAGGCCGGTCCCCGCGCCGGTGGCATCCTCCTCGTCGAGGACGACGCCGACTGCCGCGAGGTGCTCCAGCAGGTGCTCGAGCAGGAGGGCTACCGGGTGATGTCCACCTCGGGCGCCGCCGAGGCCCGCTCCATCCTCTCGCACATCCGCCCGGCCATGGTGCTGTTGGATCTGCGCCTGAGCGAGGAGGATGGGCGCTCCGTGCTGCGCTTCATCCGCGGCACCGAGTCCCTCGCGGACATCGCCGTCTACATCATCTCCGGCGCCAGCGAGGTCTCCACCCTCGGCGCCGGCCAGGGCCTGGACCGCATCGACGGATTTTTCGAGAAGCCACTGCAATTGCCGCGGCTGCTCGACACCGTGGCCGCCGTGGTCCGCCCCAGCCGCCGCAATCCCGCGGTCACCTGA
- a CDS encoding HEAT repeat domain-containing protein, whose amino-acid sequence MGIFDFLGGSGPEKALKLKSKVTQKYGDPSTRQKALQQLGEMRIPEAVTVLLHRYTITVEPLTTDADEKEHVFELIKSFDKDAVAPVTEFLRKNEQATSWALRILESLLPESEVVTIVVDTLNSLSAQYMRDPEKKVVLLHFITGKQDPRIASVVLPHLDDMADEVKIAALKALGSQKHEPAREPILRLLTSGDTARRVQTAALGALHESGFGVQGYREKVEAVLNEPYYLDGGGLVQRRG is encoded by the coding sequence ATGGGCATCTTCGATTTTCTCGGCGGCTCCGGCCCCGAAAAAGCCCTCAAGCTCAAGTCCAAGGTGACCCAGAAGTACGGGGACCCCTCCACCCGCCAGAAGGCCCTCCAGCAGCTCGGGGAGATGCGAATCCCCGAGGCCGTCACCGTCCTGCTGCACCGCTACACCATCACCGTGGAGCCCCTCACCACGGACGCAGACGAGAAGGAGCACGTCTTCGAGCTCATCAAGAGCTTCGACAAGGACGCCGTGGCTCCCGTCACCGAGTTCCTGCGCAAGAACGAGCAGGCCACCTCCTGGGCCCTCCGCATCCTCGAGTCGCTGCTGCCCGAGTCCGAGGTCGTCACCATCGTCGTGGACACCCTCAACTCGCTGAGCGCCCAGTACATGCGCGACCCCGAGAAGAAGGTCGTCCTGCTCCACTTCATCACCGGCAAGCAGGATCCGCGCATCGCCTCCGTCGTGCTGCCCCACCTCGATGACATGGCGGACGAGGTGAAGATCGCCGCCCTCAAGGCGCTCGGTTCCCAGAAGCATGAGCCGGCGCGCGAGCCCATCCTCCGCCTCCTGACGTCCGGCGACACCGCGCGCCGCGTGCAGACGGCCGCCCTGGGCGCGCTCCACGAGAGCGGCTTCGGCGTCCAGGGCTACCGCGAGAAGGTGGAGGCCGTGCTGAACGAGCCCTACTACCTCGACGGCGGCGGCCTCGTGCAGCGCCGCGGCTGA
- the dnaJ gene encoding molecular chaperone DnaJ encodes MADDYYQILGVSRTASTDEIKKAFRKLARKYHPDVNPGDKAAEEKFKQLNAAFEVLSDERKRKLYDEFGDEAAQFGFDEKKATQYRAYKAAQASGGGMPFGGGGGGVDFDLGDILGDIFNRSGGAGGVDFGEMFGRAGGGRAAGPTAGEDITATLSLSFNEALTGVERGISLQRPGRCQRCQGAGQVGTPSTCSTCGGTGRVRRGGVLGMNTSGTCPTCRGSGRAAPPCPSCQGSGVLDETARLTVKIPAGVHTGSKIRLSGQGAAGSRGGPPGDLYIETIVAEHPLVRREGDDLYMDLPVTVSEAMLGAEVRVPTFQGEVTVKVPEGSQSGRRMRLRGRGAPSLKGGPAGDLYLTLQVKVPEHPSTEARKAAEALARAYQGDVRGSLQL; translated from the coding sequence ATGGCGGACGACTACTACCAGATTCTCGGCGTGTCCCGGACGGCGTCGACCGACGAAATCAAGAAGGCCTTCCGCAAGCTCGCTCGCAAGTACCACCCGGACGTCAACCCGGGCGACAAGGCGGCCGAGGAGAAGTTCAAGCAGCTCAACGCGGCCTTCGAAGTGCTCTCGGACGAGCGCAAGCGCAAGCTGTACGACGAGTTCGGCGACGAGGCGGCCCAGTTCGGCTTCGATGAGAAGAAGGCCACGCAGTACCGCGCCTACAAGGCCGCCCAGGCCTCCGGCGGCGGCATGCCCTTCGGCGGCGGGGGCGGCGGCGTGGACTTCGATCTGGGCGACATCCTCGGCGACATCTTCAACCGCTCGGGCGGCGCGGGCGGCGTGGACTTCGGCGAGATGTTCGGACGCGCCGGTGGAGGCCGCGCCGCCGGTCCCACCGCGGGCGAGGACATCACGGCCACCCTTTCCCTCAGCTTCAACGAGGCCCTCACCGGCGTCGAGCGCGGCATCTCGCTCCAGCGCCCCGGCCGCTGCCAGCGCTGCCAGGGCGCGGGCCAGGTGGGGACTCCCTCCACGTGCTCCACCTGCGGAGGCACCGGACGGGTGCGCCGCGGCGGCGTCCTGGGCATGAACACCAGCGGCACCTGCCCCACCTGCCGGGGCTCCGGCCGCGCCGCGCCCCCCTGCCCTTCCTGCCAGGGCTCGGGCGTGTTGGACGAGACGGCCCGGCTCACCGTGAAGATCCCCGCTGGCGTCCATACCGGCTCCAAGATCCGGCTGTCCGGCCAGGGCGCCGCGGGCTCGCGCGGGGGCCCTCCCGGGGACCTCTACATCGAGACGATCGTCGCCGAGCACCCCCTGGTGCGCCGCGAGGGCGATGACCTCTACATGGACCTGCCGGTGACCGTCTCCGAGGCCATGCTGGGCGCCGAGGTCCGCGTCCCCACCTTCCAGGGCGAGGTGACGGTGAAGGTGCCCGAGGGCTCCCAGTCCGGCCGCCGCATGCGCCTCCGGGGCCGGGGTGCCCCCTCGCTCAAGGGGGGCCCCGCGGGGGACCTCTACCTCACCCTCCAGGTCAAGGTGCCCGAGCACCCCTCCACCGAGGCCCGCAAGGCCGCCGAGGCGCTCGCCCGTGCCTACCAGGGCGATGTCCGGGGCTCCCTGCAGCTCTAA
- the rimI gene encoding ribosomal protein S18-alanine N-acetyltransferase yields MRRMREEYRAGGKPRPESAFLIRRMTREDLPAVMDLEKAAFRNPWSFELLQRELSHDWSVIFLLEEPLPEGGKRLLGISIFWIVHDEVHVLNVATAPEHRRRGVGRELMEATLAEGRARKCSLATLEVRKSNEAAINLYKSFGFRPVGVRPNYYVDEGQPPEDAIVMVLDF; encoded by the coding sequence ATGAGACGCATGCGCGAGGAGTACCGTGCCGGCGGCAAGCCCAGGCCGGAGTCCGCGTTCCTCATCCGCAGGATGACGCGGGAGGACCTGCCGGCGGTGATGGACCTGGAGAAGGCCGCGTTCCGCAACCCCTGGTCCTTCGAGCTGCTGCAGCGCGAGCTCAGTCACGACTGGTCCGTCATCTTCCTGTTGGAGGAGCCGCTGCCGGAGGGGGGGAAGCGCCTGCTGGGCATCTCCATCTTCTGGATCGTCCACGACGAGGTGCACGTGCTCAACGTGGCGACGGCGCCGGAGCACCGGCGGCGGGGCGTGGGGCGGGAGTTGATGGAAGCCACCCTGGCCGAGGGGCGGGCGCGCAAGTGCAGCCTGGCCACGTTGGAGGTGCGCAAGAGCAACGAGGCCGCCATCAACCTCTACAAGTCGTTCGGCTTCCGCCCGGTGGGGGTGCGGCCGAACTACTACGTGGACGAGGGCCAGCCGCCCGAGGACGCGATCGTGATGGTGCTCGACTTCTAG
- the rpsL gene encoding 30S ribosomal protein S12 — protein sequence MPTISQLVRKGREKLNIKGKSPALKECPQKRGVCTRVYTTTPKKPNSALRKVARVRLTNGIEVTSYIPGVGHNLQEHSVVMIRGGRVKDLPGVRYHIVRGTLDSVGVAGRKQSRSKYGAKRPS from the coding sequence GTGCCGACTATCAGCCAGCTGGTCCGCAAGGGCCGCGAGAAGTTGAACATCAAGGGTAAGAGCCCCGCTCTGAAGGAGTGCCCCCAGAAGCGTGGCGTGTGCACCCGCGTGTACACCACCACTCCCAAGAAGCCGAACTCGGCCCTCCGCAAGGTGGCGCGTGTTCGTCTGACGAACGGGATCGAGGTCACCTCCTACATCCCCGGCGTGGGTCACAACCTCCAGGAGCACTCGGTGGTGATGATCCGCGGTGGCCGTGTGAAGGACCTCCCGGGCGTTCGCTACCACATCGTCCGCGGCACGCTGGACTCGGTGGGCGTGGCCGGCCGCAAGCAGAGCCGTTCGAAGTACGGCGCCAAGCGCCCGAGCTGA